One Rhodococcus jostii RHA1 DNA window includes the following coding sequences:
- a CDS encoding GntR family transcriptional regulator gives MTEGDKSKDRTLSTGGSTEEIVGSIQSIITDRSLAPGDRIGAERELAQSLGVSRWTIRRALEQLESQGRILRTHGRSGGIFVAPKKLIRTTPLGGLPVYLRAQGIDSGTTVLGTRAGPPDDEIAKQLGLESDAWVFHIERLRFAGGLPLVLETTDLPCDLFPGLLDQPLGSLYEILDSKYDIRPEVTVETITATTAEREVAGLLQVAVGSALIFVTRTAELGSGRTFEFSRELWRADRTAITVRSDGKPAYTTIDA, from the coding sequence ATGACTGAGGGTGACAAGAGCAAGGATCGAACACTCTCCACCGGCGGATCTACCGAGGAGATTGTCGGCTCCATACAATCCATAATCACCGACCGCTCATTGGCGCCAGGTGATCGAATCGGAGCCGAACGGGAACTCGCGCAGAGCTTGGGGGTGAGTCGGTGGACCATTCGCAGGGCGCTCGAGCAACTCGAGTCCCAGGGACGGATTCTCCGGACTCACGGTCGCAGTGGGGGCATCTTCGTTGCACCGAAAAAGCTGATCCGCACGACACCGCTCGGGGGTCTACCCGTATATCTACGGGCGCAGGGAATTGATTCCGGGACAACGGTCCTAGGGACCCGTGCGGGGCCGCCCGACGATGAGATCGCAAAGCAGCTGGGGCTAGAGTCCGATGCCTGGGTCTTTCACATCGAGCGGCTTCGATTTGCGGGTGGGCTACCCCTCGTTCTGGAGACGACGGATTTGCCATGCGATCTCTTTCCAGGACTTCTCGATCAGCCACTCGGATCGCTGTACGAGATTCTCGATTCAAAGTATGACATCCGGCCAGAAGTGACCGTCGAAACGATCACAGCGACGACCGCTGAGCGTGAGGTTGCTGGACTGCTGCAGGTCGCCGTAGGGTCTGCTCTGATATTCGTCACCCGAACTGCAGAGCTCGGGAGTGGGCGGACGTTCGAATTTTCGAGAGAGCTGTGGCGAGCTGACCGGACGGCCATCACAGTACGCAGCGACGGGAAACCTGCGTACACGACCATCGACGCGTGA